A window of Natronospira bacteriovora contains these coding sequences:
- a CDS encoding sulfite exporter TauE/SafE family protein gives MPDIISVLPLLLLIGLLAGMMAGMLGLGGGLVVVPALFWLMRWQGVADEIAMPVAVATSLATMVLTTLSAVRSHWRQGTTRRDMLPWLLPGVVLGALIAPFLVTRIPVSLLTALFAGFMFFVALRMALPYRQPEKAGRAGRMELMLGGTLVATLSAMLGVGGGILTVPWLQWRGLAMAQAVGVSVTAVLVIGVFASLVYALAGNASELPGTIGLVHWPSVLAISAVSMFTAPLGSRLARRLPDRTLRRLFAVMLLLVGLSMLL, from the coding sequence ATGCCCGACATCATCAGCGTGCTTCCGCTCCTGCTGCTGATCGGTCTGCTGGCCGGCATGATGGCCGGCATGCTGGGCCTGGGCGGTGGCCTGGTGGTGGTGCCGGCCCTGTTCTGGTTGATGCGATGGCAGGGTGTCGCGGACGAGATTGCCATGCCGGTGGCCGTGGCCACCTCCCTGGCCACCATGGTGCTTACCACGCTAAGTGCCGTTCGAAGTCATTGGCGTCAGGGAACCACCCGTCGTGACATGCTGCCCTGGCTGCTGCCGGGTGTGGTGCTGGGTGCGCTCATCGCGCCCTTTCTGGTGACTCGCATCCCCGTGAGTCTGCTCACGGCATTGTTTGCCGGTTTCATGTTCTTCGTTGCCCTGCGCATGGCCTTGCCCTACCGACAGCCCGAGAAGGCCGGGCGGGCCGGCCGTATGGAACTCATGCTGGGGGGCACCCTGGTCGCCACCCTTTCGGCCATGCTGGGTGTCGGGGGTGGCATCCTCACTGTGCCATGGCTGCAATGGCGGGGCCTTGCCATGGCACAGGCCGTCGGGGTGTCGGTGACGGCGGTTCTGGTCATTGGCGTATTCGCCAGTCTGGTGTATGCACTGGCGGGCAACGCCAGCGAGCTGCCAGGCACCATCGGTCTGGTGCACTGGCCCTCCGTGCTGGCCATATCGGCCGTCAGCATGTTCACTGCCCCCCTGGGAAGTCGTCTCGCCCGGCGACTGCCGGACCGCACACTGCGTCGGCTGTTTGCCGTCATGCTCTTGCTGGTGGGTCTGAGCATGTTGCTCTAG
- a CDS encoding DUF2914 domain-containing protein, translated as MNRNKMVLALAMLALVWSGSLLAADSGIHRAQFTTAVEDREPIDSVTELGTDHDRIIFFMEVRGMEGAELVHRYRFDGEVQAEVDLAIGGPRWRTWSSKRLVPEWQGTWTVDVVDSEGEVHGSWSFEYSDDHVPEYPAENGDD; from the coding sequence ATGAACAGGAACAAGATGGTGCTGGCACTCGCGATGCTGGCACTGGTCTGGAGCGGCAGCCTGCTTGCCGCGGACAGCGGCATCCACCGGGCCCAGTTCACCACAGCCGTGGAAGACCGGGAACCGATCGACAGTGTGACCGAACTGGGTACCGACCATGATCGCATCATCTTCTTCATGGAAGTGCGCGGCATGGAGGGTGCGGAACTGGTTCACCGCTATCGCTTTGATGGCGAAGTCCAGGCGGAAGTGGATCTGGCCATTGGCGGTCCACGCTGGCGGACCTGGTCCAGCAAGCGGCTCGTGCCGGAATGGCAGGGAACTTGGACGGTGGATGTGGTTGATTCGGAAGGCGAGGTTCACGGCAGCTGGTCATTCGAATACAGCGATGACCATGTTCCCGAATACCCGGCGGAGAACGGAGACGACTGA